The genome window GTGCAACGGGGCAGATGCGCGATAACATTCATAACTCTTTGGCGTCTCCTGGGCCTGCAGGACGGTAAATGTAAGAGCCGCAAATATAACCAGTTGCACAATCCTGATAAAACGAAACATAACTCACCTCTGACACTATCAATACGAATCGATTTGAAAATCAAACATTGAAACTTAGAAGTTTTTCTGAATTACCTTCAGCAGCGAATGTGGTGCGGGCGCATCGCTCAGCAGTTGCCAGATCATGATGCCGCCATACTGCTTCCCGAGTAGAGTTTCCTTAGCCATCGTATCTTCGCCGACATAGTTGAAAGCCTGGCCATCATCCATCAGCCCGCCTCCAACCATGTCCACTTTCCAGGCATTCGGATACGCAGCCAGAATCGTCGCGTAGTCTTCTTCCTTGGTGTCGCTGGTGTTCGATCCAAAAAAAGGAACGCCGAGCACAATCTCGTTCTTCGGCACCTTCTTGTTAATCGAATAGAACTCCATCTGCGTAAGCGCACCCGCGTACGAGGCGTAGTTCATTACGTTGATGAAGTCGAACTGATGCAGGGCTGAGTCCGGCATCGAATCCTGCATGTACTTCGCGACCGCCGCAGTAATGAGCAGTCCTCGTGGGCGAAATTTATCGACTACCGTTTTTACAAACACGCCAAACGGAGCACCCATGTTGCTCGGATCCTCAATGTCCACATCTACGCCATCCAGCTTATGCGCAATCACATATTTGTCGAGCGACGCAACCAGGGCATCCGACAGACCAGCGTTGTAGAACTGCAATATCAGTTGATCTCCGCCACCGCCGCCAATCGAGATCAGCACCTTTACACCCGCAGCATGTGCGGCTGTAACAAACGAATCTACGTCCGCATCGGACTCACCTTTAATCCCAAAATCCATGTTGCTCTTCGCAGTGCAAACCCCATCGCACTTCGGCGGATTTCCAAACGCCAGGTTCAGGTGCGTCATCTTTGTGAAATCCAACTTGCTGGAATAACTCGCAAAGTTTCCGCCCTCATAGCAGGGAAGATATCCAACAAGCATTGGGCCTGATCCAGTCGCAGGAGCTGCATATCCAGTTCCACTGGAAGTCAGAACAACACAAAATGCCATGGCAGCAGCGAACAAAGGCCGCCAGGACAAACGGCGCGCCCAATCATTGATACAAGAACCGTTATGCATCACTTATCTTCTCCTGTGGGTCGTAGAATGCGTCCGGAAATGCGTCTGAGAATGTATCTGCCTGCGAAGTGGAAAGTCCGGGTGTCGTCCCGCAAATTGCTATAGCCTGCTCCGGATAATTCCCTGTAAATCAGAGTACAACCCGCCCGGGCCATGTACCACTACAAATGCCCTAAGCGGCAGGCAAACTTAGACCGCGAAGAAGAAGCCACAGTCAATCTCATACAATAAAAATGGAGAGAGCATAGTTGGAGAGAGCAATGAGCGACGGTCGCGAAGAAAGAGAAGAACGGGAGAAGCGTCGAGAGCAGGAAGAGCGAGAGAACCGGGAAGACTGGATCGACCGCGACCACGCAAGTGAGTGGGAGTTGGAGCGGGTCGATTCCTGAAGTTCCGCCCCGGCAAGCCTCATCGCCACTCCGGACTCTGGCACGGCAGAATGGTAATACGCAAGCGTCTGCCTCGCCAACGCGCCTCTGACGGCGATGATTATTATTGCGGTGATTGTCATTGCAATGATCGCTATCGTGTGGCAGCTCAGACGCAAAAACACCCATGCTTGTCCAGTTCAAACACAGGTTTTCGCTGCGTTCGCACCCGACGGCCTGTACCTGTTAGATTCATGGCAAGTAAATCGCATACAAAACGCTGACGGTTATACCCATATACGACGGCAGCGATCCATATTCCTTCCAACAACGGAGATTATCAATTGAAACGAAAATGCGCAGTGCTCCTCAGTATGGTCATCACAAGTGTTCTTGCCAACGGACAGGCAAGCCGGCCCGTCTCTGCGTATTTGACGACAGAGGATCGGAGTGCGCTGCTGGAGCGCCAGCCAGATGCACAGCAATGGCAGAGCACCGCCGCTGCCAATCTTCCCGTGGTCACTGTCGATGATGCGGTATCCATGCAGACAATCGAAGGTTTCGGATTTGCACTTACAGGCGGCAGCGCACAACTGATTCATCGCATGAGCCCCACAGCCCGGCACAAGTTACTGGTAGAGCTCTTCGGCAACTCCGGAGACGGCATCGGGGTGAGCTATCTTCGATTGACCATTGGCTCCTCCGATATGAACGATCATGTTTACACTTACGACGACATGCCGTCCGGTGAGAAGGACAGCAAATTGAAGCACTTCAGCCTGCGCGAAGATGAAGCGGATGTTATCCCCGTGATGCAGGAAATTCTCCAGGTGAATCCGAAACTCAAGATACTTGCCTCGCCGTGGTCCGCTCCCTCCTGGATGAAAGACAACGACAATTCCAAAGGTGGCAGCCTCCTGCCGGAGTTTTACCCCGCGTATGCAAAGTATTTTGTGCGCTATATCAAGGGCATGCAGCGGCATGGAATCACAATTGCCGAGCTGACGATTCAGAACGAGCCGCTGAACCCCAAAAACACGCCCAGCATGGTGATGGAATCGAAGGATGAAGCCACCTTTATTCGCGAAGCATTGGGCCCCGCGTTACATGGCTCGCATCTGAATACCAAGATTTTGGCATGGGACCATAACTGCAATCATCCCGAGTATCCGCTGACCGTTCTCAATGATCCGCAGGCAGGTCCTTATGTTGCTGGCAGCGCCTTTCATCTATATGAAGGAGAGATTTCAGCGCTGTCGGAAGTGCATGACGCGCATCCCGACAAGGACATCTACTTCACCGAACAGATGGTAATTGAAAATCGCAAAGGACCAACGCTGCCTGTCGCCAATCCTGTAGAGCGAATCGTAATTGCAGCAACACGTAACTGGAGCCGCACCGTTCTGCTCTGGAACCTGGCTGCGGATACGACGTTCGGGCCGCATACATCCAACGGTGGCTGCCCCGTTTGCCAGGGCGCTATAACTCTGGATGGAGATCAGGTGCAGAGAAACATCGCTTTCTACGCTATCGCTCAGGTCTCGAAGTTTGTGCCCCCAGCCTCTGTGCGCGTGGCGAGCACCGGCGGCGACGATCTGGGAAACGTGGCCTTCCGCACACCTAACGGACAAATTGCCCTCTTGGTGACGAACAACAGCAAAGTCGATCGAACTTTTGTGATCGCGTGGCACCAGCAGAGCATCACGGCAAAACTGGCCGCTGGCAGTGTTGCTACGTACCTTTGGTGAGCCGTATCTTGAATGATCTCGCGATTGAATGATCTCGTGATTGGAGATCAGGAAGATTCACTTATGAAACACACGATTAGCAGCCTGATATCTTGACCAATCAGCTCTCTGTTACGGCATTCACATCAACGCCTATCTTCAGCGCCAGGTTGCAATCGCAGCCTGGCGCTGAAGCTATTTTGCGGTGCATCTAGGCAATCGCAAAGTGTATCTGTCCTGAACACGAAAAGGAGCATGACTAAGTAGATCGGAGCTACGATAACAATCGTGCTACCGAATCACCCGGTCATGCTCATCCGCTCTTTCCGCTCACGCCAATGCGTCCTTTAGACGCGCTTGTCAGATCCGACGCGAAAAAGCGAAGTCTTTTCCTGCTTTATCCCCTTTTGTTCTTTTAACCATGCGCTATGTTCCATGCGGCTGATCTTCTCCGCTATGGCGAGGCTGATGAAGTGATTCAGGGAGATACCTTCCTGGTGCGCGAGATCGTTGGCTTCGTGCCGCATGGAAGGAGATAGACGTAGTGGAAAGCACTGGCGTCTTTGATATTCCTCAGGCATACACCATTCCCTCAAACGTTCGCCTGCTTTGTTGCGTGTAGTCAGTCCGTGTAACTCGGCTGTCCACGAAGTAAATCCGCGAATTAGCCGATTCCATACGCATCTCTGAGCAAATTACTATGGTAACTGTGCTCTTCATCTTTTTCCGGCTACCTCTTTGAAGATAGGCTCAAATATAACTCAGATGCGCAGTGCATATGCAAGGGCATTTTCGTTTTCGGTAATACTTTATTTTTGAACTAGTCCCATTAGTAACCTAAAGCCATTTAGCTCGACTGGATAGCTACACTTCTTATCGTCATTCACCCAAGAGATGCTCTACCGATTCGCGCCGCGGTGTTGAAAACGACAAATGGCTAATCGATGCGCAAATTCAGCACCGGCACGTATGTATCTATAAATCAATAGATTAGAGGGTTTTAATAGTCTACAAAGCCCACTGGCCCTGGTCGTGCAAAACATCCGGACTTGAATCCAGGTTGAAATTTCCTTCCGCTATCCACAGACGAGCGAAATAGCTTTCCGCTTTTTCGTTGAAAGGTAGAGAAAAGGTAACGTGACATCACTAGTGATATCAATCTGAGACATTTTCTATCTGCACCTACTAACAAAACAGATAGATCCACCCTACTATGGGTAAGCCGTACAGGTTACTTTGCGGAGTTACTTCTGAGTCACTGTCTGATCCTTTTTTGTTGAAACATTGCTTCTGATCGGTCTGCGAAATCCCGGCCTCCACTAACTACGACAGACCGTCATGCCATGACACTTGATTGCTGCATCGGATCTGCAAAAAACAAGAATTTGCCTGATTTCCAAGGAGCCATGAATGTTTATGACGTCGCTATCTCACCTTCTCAGTCACAACAGTCTGGATAGAGCAAACAAAGACAGGGCAAGCAAAAATGTGCGCCGAGTGCAGTCTCCTGCATCTCGCAAAAGCGGTCGCGCAGGAATAGTGGCTTCTCTCTTTGTTATGGCTCTCTGCGTTGTGCTTGCCGGTTGCGGTGGCGGCGGTTATGCAGGAGGCGGAATCACGGGAGTGTCAGCATCGTCAGTCGTTCTCGACGCTGGGCAATCCTACGAGGTGACGGCAAATATTTCGGAACCTCTTCCCGTCGCATGGTCGCTTTCAGGAGCGAGCTGTTCGGGGAGCACGTGCGGTACGCTTTCTACGACAACAGGCGCGGCAACGACCTATACGGCTCCCACGGGCGTTACTGCGCAGATGAAACTCACGCTCCTGGCCGCTGTGAATGGCACGAAGAGCCAGCAGTCAGTAAGCGTAACCGTGAATCCCGATCCGACGATCAGTGGAACTCCCTCCGGCGGAGTGATCGGCTCGGCATATACGGCGACGCTGGTAACGGCAGGTGGAACGGGCCCTCTGACGCTGAGCTTATCGAACGGAGCTTTGCCTCCAGGCCTTGCATTCGATGCTTCGACGGGTGTGATTTCCGGCACGCCGACAACGCTGGGCACATACACATTTACCGCAAAGCTGACTGACTCCAGCACCGTTCCATACACGGTCAAAGTTCCTGAGACGATCACCATCTCCCCGACAAACCTGACCCTGACAACGACCAACCTTCCGAATGGCACGGTGAACGTGCCCTATACCGGGACGATCATAGCCACCGGCGGAGTACCGCCCTACATGTGCGCAATCACCGGCGGCACGCTGCCAACGGGTTTGACGCTGAACGGTTGCACAGTGAGTGGCATACCGACAGGGCCCGGTTCTTCAACGGTAATCGTGAAGGTGACAGACACTGCAAATCCTGTGGACACGACGTCAGGACCTGAAACGATCACCATCTCTCCATCCGCATTAATACTGACGGCAACCACGCTGCCCAACGGCACGGTGAATGTGCCCTACACGTCACTCATTGGAGTAAGCGGCGGCGTATCACCCTACTCGTGCGCCATCACCAGCGGCACACTGCCAACGGGCTTGAAGCTGACCGGTTGCACGGTAAGCGGTACTCCAACAACGGCTGGGACATCGACCGTAACAGTCAAGGCAACGGACACGGCGAATCCTGTAGACACGACGACCGGACCTGAAACGATCGTCATCTCCCCATCCGCGCTAACGCTGACGGCAACTACGCTGCCCAACGGCACAGTGAATGTACCCTACACGTCACTCATTGGAGTAAGCGGCGGCGTCTCACCCTACTCGTGCGCCATCACCAGCGGCACACTGCCTGCCGGACTTTCGCTTAGCGGTTGCACAGTAAGCGGTACTCCAACGACAGCCGGCACATCGACGGTAACAGTGAAGACGACTGATTCAGCGAATCCTGTAGACACGACGACCGGACCTGAGACGATCACCATCTCCCCATCCGCATTAACACTGACGGCAACCACGCTGCCCAATGGCACAGTGAGTGTTCCCTACACGTCACTCATCGGAGTGAGCGGCGGCGTCTCGCCTTACATGTGCGCCATCACCAGCGGCACACTGCCTGCCGGACTTTCGCTCAGCGGCTGCACGGTGAGCGGCACTCCAACGACAGCCGGCACATCGACCGTAACGGTGAGGGCGACAGACTCGGCAAGTCCTGCGGATACGGTGGCAGGACCAGAGACCATCATCATCGCTCCTGCTCCCATGCTGACCATCTCAACGCTTCCGAACGGCACAGTCCAGGTGCCATACAGTTCTGCGATCACAGCCAGCGGTGGAACCTCGCCCTACTCGTGCTCGATCTCGAGTGGCACACTCCCCGCAGGGCTGACTCTGGCAGGTTGCACGGTAAGCGGTACGCCGACGACTGCTGGCGCTTCCAATGTAAGCGTGAAGGTGACGGACTCCGCCAGTCCTGCAAAAGCAACAACCAAGGCGGAGACGATCGTCATCGCTCCAGCGCCTCTTACCTTGACATCCACAACGCTTCCGAACGGCACAGTGAGCGTGCCTTACTCGGCGACAATCGGCACGAGTGGCGGCGTCGGGCCTTACATATGCACAATCACGAGCGGCACACTGCCCGCAGGCTTGACTCTGGGCGCGGGTTGCGTAGTGAGTGGCACGCCGACCACGGCTGGTACATCGGCCGTAACGGTAAGGGTGACAGATTCGGCAACGCCCGCTAACACGGTTGCTGGGCCGGAGACGATCATCATCGCTCCAGCACCTCTGACACTCACTTCAACCAAGCTTCCGAACGGCACAGTGAGCGTTCCTTACTCGGCGACAATCGGCACGAGTGGCGGCGTCGGGCCTTACATATGCGCAATCACGAGCGGCACATTACCCGCAGGCTTGACGCTTGGCGCGGGTTGCGTGGTGAGCGGCACTCCGACCACCCCAGGCACATCGAACGTAACGGTGAGGGTGACAGATTCGGCAACGCCCGCTAACACAGTGGTTGGGCCGGAGGCGATCATCATCGCTCCAGCGCCTCTGATTCTCACTTCGAGCACTCTTCCGAATGGCACAGTGAATGTACCCTACTTGTCACTCATTGGAGTAAGTGGCGGAGTCGGGCCATACTCCTGCACGGTCACAAGCGGTACATTGCCCGCAGGTTTGACACTGGGCGCGGGATGCGTGGTGAGCGGTACTCCGACCACTCCTGGCACATCGACCGTAACGGTGAGGGTGACGGATTCAGCAACGCCCGCTAACACGGTTGCTGGACCGGAGACGATCATCATCGCTCCAGCGCCTCTGATTCTCACTTCGAGCACGCTTCCGAACGGCACCGTGGGTGTAGCTTACTCGTCACTCATAGGGGTAAGCGGCGGAGTTTCGCCATACTCCTGCGTAATCACGAGCGGCACATTGCCCGCAGGCTTGACGCTGGGGGCGGGATGCGTGGTGAGCGGTATTCCGACCACCCCAGGCACATCGACCGTAACGGTGAGGGTGACAGATTCAGCAACGCCCGCTAACACAGTGGTTGGGCCGGAGACGATCATCATCGCTCCAGCGCCTCTGATCCTGACCGCAGCAACGCTTCCAAACGGCACCGTGGGTGTAGCTTACTCGTCACTCATAGGAGTAAGCGGCGGTGTCGGGCCATATTCCTGCACGGTCATAAGCGGTACATTGCCAACAGGCTTGACGCTGGGCGCCGGTTGCGTAGTGAGCGGCACTCCGACCACGGCTGGCACATCGGCCGTAACGGTGAGGGTGACGGATTCGGCAACGCCCGCTAACACAGTGGTTGGGCCGGAGACGATCATCATCGCTCCAGCGCCTCTGATCCTCACTTCGGGCACGCTTCCCAACGGCACAGTGAATGTGCCCTACTCATCGATCATTGGAGTGAGCGGCGGAGTTTCTCCTTACTCCTGCAGCATCGCCTCAGGCACATTACCAAATGGCCTGATCCTCAATAACTGCACGGTAACGGGAACTCCGACGATTGCCGGAACCAGCACCATCATCGTGAATGTTTCCGACTCCGCCGCTCCTGCGGATAAGACCAGCGGTCAAGAAACGATCCTCATTAACCCAGCGCCCCTGGTTCTAACGAATTCGACTCTGCCCAATGGCACAGTCGGTGTGCCATACACCACAATCATCGGCGTGAACGGCGGCGTCTCGCCTTACATGTGCGCAGTCACCAGCGGCACGCTTCCCGCGGGTCTATCACTGACCGGTTGCACGGTGAGCGGAACTCCAACCACGGCCGGGCCATCGACGGTAACAGTAAAGGTGACGGATTCGGCAAGTCCTGCGGATACGTTGTCCGGACCTGAGACGATCACCATCAACCCGGCTCCAGTGCTGGTCATCTCGACTCTGCCGAATGGCACGGTTGGGGTTGTATACAGCGCGACGATCGGAGCCTCCGGTGGAATATCACCCTACTCCTGCTCGATCACGAGTGGCACACTTCCGACGGGTCTATCACTGACCGGTTGCATCGTGAGCGGAACTCCAATCACGGCCGGGCCATCGACAGTAACCGTAAAGGTGACGGACTCGAGCAAGCCTGCGATCTCCTTTATCGGATCAGAAACCATCACAATCGAACCGGCAGCGGCACTAAGCCTGACAGCAACACTGCCAGGTGCAACTCAGAACACGCCTTACACTTACCAGTTCCAGGCCACTGGTGGCACACCGCAGTACAGCTACACCCAGCCGATGGGCGCTCTGCCTCCCGGTATCACACTCACTTCTACCGGACTGCTCAGCGGTACTCCGACCCAGGTGGGAGCCTACAGCTTCAGCGTAACGGTAACGGACAACTCTTTACCTCAGCAGACTGTGACCGTGCCACTGATTCTCCTGGTAAGTTATCCTTCGAGCCCAAATAACGGGGAGTTGAAAGGACCATACGCCTATCTGTTCCAGGGATACGACGATGTGGTGGCGGGAGTGCTGGCTTATCAGACCGCGTCTGTCGGAAGCTTTACAGCCGATGGCATGGGCGGAATAAGCGCAGGCGAGATCGACCAGAATCATCAATCATCCACGCCGGCTGGAACCACGATAAGCTCCGAACCTTTCCTGGGTACCTATGAGATCGACGCGAACAACGATAACCGTGGGCTCGTGACGATTACTACTCTGAAGCCTGATGGCACAGTCGATCAGACCATCACGTATGCCATCTCGTTGAAGGCTCCAGTCGCACCCGCAACGGCGTCTCCAGAGGGCAGCCTGATTGAATATGACGATAATCAGCTTGTCGGCACACGTGGCTCCGGGTCGCTGCTTGCACAAGTGCCTTCGGCCTTTCCGAACGGACTCGTTGGAAACTACGCTTTCGGTCTATCAGGTGACACCCCCTGCCTGATTTCATGCACGGTGGGTATCGCTACAGGCCCCGTGGCCACGGTGGGTCAGTTCACCGCGGACACTGGCAACATTACCTCGGGCATGGCCGATGCGAATATCGCCAGTGCAAACTTCAGCAGCGCACAACTGAACGGAACGTATGAACCGGCCGACACAAACGGTCGTGTACAGATGACGCTGATAAATGGCGGTATCAACGACGGCCTGTATCCAGCGGACTACGCAGTCTACATGGTCAATGCCAACGAAGCATTTGTGATGTCTACCGACAAGCACTCCGCCTATTCCCTACTGGCCGGTACTGCTCAGCAGCAAACGCAGAGCACGTTCAGTAATGCTTCGATGGACGGCCCGTTTGTCGGGTATGAGAATGCCCAGACAGACCCCGGCCTGGTCGGACAGGTACTGCAGAGTGTGCTGAACTTCTCGTCGGCTACCGTTTTCCGCGCTGTAGGAGATGGCGCCGGTAACTGCGATACAACCAACGTGGACAGCGGCGGCCTGACAGCGCTGGTCAATAGCCTGACCGGCATCGGAAATAAGGATCTGCTGTTGGAGGCCCTGTTGGGAACAACTTCAACAACAGGCGAAACAACATGCAATGGAGTAAGTAGCATTGGTCGTGGAGAGCTGCAGTACCCAACCCCGCCAAGTCTGATTTCGGCGCTGCTTGGCTTGCTCGGTCTACCGACCGGCGCACCGCCACCACGCGTCTTCTACCTCGTATCGCCTAACCAGGGATACTTTCTCGAAACGGGTTACGCGGGGCTTGGCCAATTCGAAGCGCAGACCGGCGGGCCCTTCACCCTGTCGTCCGTCAGTGGAAACTATGTTGAGGGCAGCATCCCTGCAAGCTCTCTGGCAAGTATCAACTCCACTGGCTATCTGACTGCGGATGGTGCGGGAAACATCAACTCTACATACGCGGAGAACATTGGCGTCGGCACGATCAATGTGCTT of Acidicapsa ligni contains these proteins:
- a CDS encoding glycosyl hydrolase family 18 protein, which codes for MLVGYLPCYEGGNFASYSSKLDFTKMTHLNLAFGNPPKCDGVCTAKSNMDFGIKGESDADVDSFVTAAHAAGVKVLISIGGGGGDQLILQFYNAGLSDALVASLDKYVIAHKLDGVDVDIEDPSNMGAPFGVFVKTVVDKFRPRGLLITAAVAKYMQDSMPDSALHQFDFINVMNYASYAGALTQMEFYSINKKVPKNEIVLGVPFFGSNTSDTKEEDYATILAAYPNAWKVDMVGGGLMDDGQAFNYVGEDTMAKETLLGKQYGGIMIWQLLSDAPAPHSLLKVIQKNF
- a CDS encoding glycoside hydrolase family 30 protein; this translates as MKRKCAVLLSMVITSVLANGQASRPVSAYLTTEDRSALLERQPDAQQWQSTAAANLPVVTVDDAVSMQTIEGFGFALTGGSAQLIHRMSPTARHKLLVELFGNSGDGIGVSYLRLTIGSSDMNDHVYTYDDMPSGEKDSKLKHFSLREDEADVIPVMQEILQVNPKLKILASPWSAPSWMKDNDNSKGGSLLPEFYPAYAKYFVRYIKGMQRHGITIAELTIQNEPLNPKNTPSMVMESKDEATFIREALGPALHGSHLNTKILAWDHNCNHPEYPLTVLNDPQAGPYVAGSAFHLYEGEISALSEVHDAHPDKDIYFTEQMVIENRKGPTLPVANPVERIVIAATRNWSRTVLLWNLAADTTFGPHTSNGGCPVCQGAITLDGDQVQRNIAFYAIAQVSKFVPPASVRVASTGGDDLGNVAFRTPNGQIALLVTNNSKVDRTFVIAWHQQSITAKLAAGSVATYLW
- a CDS encoding beta strand repeat-containing protein — translated: MASLFVMALCVVLAGCGGGGYAGGGITGVSASSVVLDAGQSYEVTANISEPLPVAWSLSGASCSGSTCGTLSTTTGAATTYTAPTGVTAQMKLTLLAAVNGTKSQQSVSVTVNPDPTISGTPSGGVIGSAYTATLVTAGGTGPLTLSLSNGALPPGLAFDASTGVISGTPTTLGTYTFTAKLTDSSTVPYTVKVPETITISPTNLTLTTTNLPNGTVNVPYTGTIIATGGVPPYMCAITGGTLPTGLTLNGCTVSGIPTGPGSSTVIVKVTDTANPVDTTSGPETITISPSALILTATTLPNGTVNVPYTSLIGVSGGVSPYSCAITSGTLPTGLKLTGCTVSGTPTTAGTSTVTVKATDTANPVDTTTGPETIVISPSALTLTATTLPNGTVNVPYTSLIGVSGGVSPYSCAITSGTLPAGLSLSGCTVSGTPTTAGTSTVTVKTTDSANPVDTTTGPETITISPSALTLTATTLPNGTVSVPYTSLIGVSGGVSPYMCAITSGTLPAGLSLSGCTVSGTPTTAGTSTVTVRATDSASPADTVAGPETIIIAPAPMLTISTLPNGTVQVPYSSAITASGGTSPYSCSISSGTLPAGLTLAGCTVSGTPTTAGASNVSVKVTDSASPAKATTKAETIVIAPAPLTLTSTTLPNGTVSVPYSATIGTSGGVGPYICTITSGTLPAGLTLGAGCVVSGTPTTAGTSAVTVRVTDSATPANTVAGPETIIIAPAPLTLTSTKLPNGTVSVPYSATIGTSGGVGPYICAITSGTLPAGLTLGAGCVVSGTPTTPGTSNVTVRVTDSATPANTVVGPEAIIIAPAPLILTSSTLPNGTVNVPYLSLIGVSGGVGPYSCTVTSGTLPAGLTLGAGCVVSGTPTTPGTSTVTVRVTDSATPANTVAGPETIIIAPAPLILTSSTLPNGTVGVAYSSLIGVSGGVSPYSCVITSGTLPAGLTLGAGCVVSGIPTTPGTSTVTVRVTDSATPANTVVGPETIIIAPAPLILTAATLPNGTVGVAYSSLIGVSGGVGPYSCTVISGTLPTGLTLGAGCVVSGTPTTAGTSAVTVRVTDSATPANTVVGPETIIIAPAPLILTSGTLPNGTVNVPYSSIIGVSGGVSPYSCSIASGTLPNGLILNNCTVTGTPTIAGTSTIIVNVSDSAAPADKTSGQETILINPAPLVLTNSTLPNGTVGVPYTTIIGVNGGVSPYMCAVTSGTLPAGLSLTGCTVSGTPTTAGPSTVTVKVTDSASPADTLSGPETITINPAPVLVISTLPNGTVGVVYSATIGASGGISPYSCSITSGTLPTGLSLTGCIVSGTPITAGPSTVTVKVTDSSKPAISFIGSETITIEPAAALSLTATLPGATQNTPYTYQFQATGGTPQYSYTQPMGALPPGITLTSTGLLSGTPTQVGAYSFSVTVTDNSLPQQTVTVPLILLVSYPSSPNNGELKGPYAYLFQGYDDVVAGVLAYQTASVGSFTADGMGGISAGEIDQNHQSSTPAGTTISSEPFLGTYEIDANNDNRGLVTITTLKPDGTVDQTITYAISLKAPVAPATASPEGSLIEYDDNQLVGTRGSGSLLAQVPSAFPNGLVGNYAFGLSGDTPCLISCTVGIATGPVATVGQFTADTGNITSGMADANIASANFSSAQLNGTYEPADTNGRVQMTLINGGINDGLYPADYAVYMVNANEAFVMSTDKHSAYSLLAGTAQQQTQSTFSNASMDGPFVGYENAQTDPGLVGQVLQSVLNFSSATVFRAVGDGAGNCDTTNVDSGGLTALVNSLTGIGNKDLLLEALLGTTSTTGETTCNGVSSIGRGELQYPTPPSLISALLGLLGLPTGAPPPRVFYLVSPNQGYFLETGYAGLGQFEAQTGGPFTLSSVSGNYVEGSIPASSLASINSTGYLTADGAGNINSTYAENIGVGTINVLQITTSTPETYSLSDPTPDSTTTAADAGRYALSDGTTIIYAISPNRFVFIDTNPLTTSPGISLAY
- a CDS encoding toxin-antitoxin system HicB family antitoxin, with product MPEEYQRRQCFPLRLSPSMRHEANDLAHQEGISLNHFISLAIAEKISRMEHSAWLKEQKGIKQEKTSLFRVGSDKRV